Proteins encoded together in one Lathyrus oleraceus cultivar Zhongwan6 chromosome 5, CAAS_Psat_ZW6_1.0, whole genome shotgun sequence window:
- the LOC127079015 gene encoding uncharacterized protein LOC127079015: MEDKDAVGKGLTEMALLGMLDQYILGGVIEITQTQVNVDNNKNKVVFTITDMSLQRELPLLSSSSLKVEMTQNSQYFEFDKFIWKAEIPSLIEITAGQAGWYSDGCGKCTKSVSLQDGKLKCYANHVTAEPVPRYKLEVLAIDGKFKARFIFWDNDCAGEDNPLEFPYELDAILTKELAIRGVFHPKYGKLSVIGFKDDEESHLQLTNTEIKYLTLIEIENLLQSNRKSWHKFKAMPYLDSYVTRNVDNKLIHDERDYNADTERQNFHELFCALTGQEKEYLSFDSIDRTNTSYSEAYEVLTLEFLSKLRTSCLPNHKIKLKVGTPIMVMRNLDQFEGLCNGT, translated from the exons ATGGAAGATAAAGATGCAGTTGGAAAGGGTCTCACAGAAATGGCTCTGTTGGGAATGCTTGATCAAT ATATTCTTGGAGGAGTTATTGAAATAACTCAGACCCAAGTGAATGTTgataacaacaaaaacaaagtTGTTTTTACAATAACTGATATGAG TCTCCAAAGGGAATTACCTTTGTTATCTTCGTCTAGCTTGAAAGTTGAAATGACCCAAAACTCACAATATTTTGAGTTTGATAAGTTTATATGGAAAGCTGAAATTCCAAGTCTTATTGAAATCACAG CTGGCCAAGCAGGGTGGTACTCTGATGGTTGTGGTAAGTGTACAAAAAGTGTTTCTCTTCAAGATGGAAAGCTGAAGTGTTATGCAAATCACGTAACAGCTGAACCGGTCCCAAG GTACAAGCTTGAAGTATTGGCTATAGATGGGAAATTCAAGGCCAGGTTTATCTTTTGGGACAACGACTGT GCCGGTGAAGATAATCCCCTAGAATTCCCTTATGAACTTGATGCAATATTGACAAAAGAGTTGGCCATTAGAGGTGTTTTTCATCCAAAATATGGCAAACTTTCTGTTATTGGCTTCAAAGACGATGAAGAATCAC ATTTGCAGTTGACCAACACGGAGATAAAATATTTGACACTTATTGAGATTGAGAATTTGTTACAATCAAATCGAAAAAGTTGGCATAAATTTAAGGCTATGCCTTATCTAGATTCATATGTCACAAGAAACGTTGACAACAAATTGATTCATGATGAACGTGATTACAATGCTGATACTGAAAGACAAAATTTCCATGAGCTTTTTTGTGCCCTTACAG GACAAGAGAAAGAGTATCTAAGTTTCGATTCAATTGATAGAACAAATACAAGTTATAGTGAAGCGTATGAAGTGCTAACTCTAGAATTTCTTAGTAAACTGAGAACATCATGTCTACCAAATCATAAGATCAAATTGAAGGTCGGTACCCCTATTATGGTAATGAGAAATTTGGACCAGTTTGAAGGGTTGTGCAATGGAACATGA